From the Malus domestica chromosome 17, GDT2T_hap1 genome, one window contains:
- the LOC139193374 gene encoding serine/arginine-rich splicing factor SR30-like, translated as MREVEDLFLNYGPIVDNDLKIPLRLPSYASVEDEDPRGAEDAIYDRDGYNFDGFRLRVELAHGGRHSSSHRSSSYSRSSSNRDASRRSDYHGLVTGLPHAASWQDLKVRALIAWSLPFFDQE; from the coding sequence ATGAGAGAAGTTGAAGATTTGTTCCTGAATTATGGGCCTATTGTTGACAATGATCTCAAAATCCCTCTAAGACTGCCAAGTTATGCTTCTGTTGAGGATGAAGATCCTCGTGGTGCTGAAGATGCAATTTATGACCGGGATGGGTACAACTTTGATGGGTTTCGTTTACGGGTTGAACTAGCACATGGCGGACGGCATTCCTCGTCACATCGTTCCAGCAGTTACAGTCGTAGTAGCAGCAACCGTGATGCTTCTCGGCGCTCTGACTATCATGGGCTGGTCACTGGATTGCCTCATGCGGCTTCGTGGCAGGATCTGAAAGTAAGAGCTCTGATTGCTTGGAGTCTTCCATTTTTTGATCAAGAATAA
- the LOC103405215 gene encoding GPN-loop GTPase 3-like has product MGYAQLVIGPAGSGKSTYCSSLHEHCTAIGRNINIVNLDPAAENFDYPVAMDIRELVSLEDVMEELGLGPNGGLLYCMEHLEDNLDEWLTEELDNYTDDDYLVFDCPGQIELFSHVPVLRNFVEHLQRKNFKVCVVYLLDSQFITDVTKFISGCMASLSAMIQLELPHVNILSKMDLAPRKKDIEDFLYPEPQVLLSELNQRMAPQFAKLNKSLIELVDDYSMVSFVPLDLRKSSSMSYVLAQIDTCIQFGEDADVKVKEFDQEEGD; this is encoded by the exons ATGGGTTACGCGCAGCTGGTTATTGGCCCTGCCGGCAGCGGCAAG TCGACTTATTGCTCTAGCTTGCACGAACACTGTACGGCTATTGGGAGGAATATCAATATTGTTAATCTGGATCCTGCTGCTGAAAATTTTGACTACCCTGTGGCCATGG ATATTAGGGAGCTTGTTTCCTTGGAGGATGTTATGGAGGAACTTGGTTTGGGTCCCAATGGTGGACTTTTATACTGCATGGA ACACCTTGAGGACAATCTGGATGAATGGCTCACAGAGGAATTAGACAATTACACGGATGATGACTACTTGGTTTTTGACTGCCCAG GCCAGATAGAACTTTTCTCGCATGTGCCTGTGCTTCGGAACTTCGTGGAGCATCTGCAGCGTAAAAATTTCAAAGTCTGCGTCGTGTACTTGCTTGATTCTCAG TTTATTACGGATGTGACAAAGTTTATTAGTGGGTGCATGGCATCTCTTTCTGCCATGATTCAACTTGAATTACCACATGTTAATATTCTCTCCAAAATGGACCTTGCACCGAGAAAAAAGGATATTGAAGA CTTCTTGTATCCGGAGCCTCAAGTTTTATTGTCAGAGTTGAATCAACGCATGGCTCCTCAGTTTGCAAAGCTAAATAAATCTTTGATTGAACTA GTCGATGATTATAGCATGGTGAGTTTTGTGCCACTAGACTTGAGGAAGTCAAGCAG CATGAGCTATGTCTTGGCTCAGATCGATACCTGCATTCAGTTCGGAGAAGATGCCGATGTGAAGGTTAAGGAATTTGATCAGGAAGAAGGTGACTGA
- the LOC103405306 gene encoding UDP-glycosyltransferase 90A1-like gives MATSSPSPSLPPPPPPHVVIFPFMAQGHTIPLLDISRELSNRGLKVTIVTTPLNAPFIHSKLSNHMSITVSVVPFPHVPDLPEGCENTADLPSINSWVPFVTATKQMRPQFETLLHDMVDGGSRPLCVISDFFLSWTLDTCRSFDIPRVVSHGMGVLPMLVLKAASMHVRCQYQRQRQKTLDLESTDLLPNLALPFTLDISDLPPRSLDPNDAFERVISEVEEVDKNSWGVIVNSFQELECEYVAALEGLYKHAKAWCVGPVPLYEGDDRPRNESVSCPYIKWLDEQDGSGVAIYVSFGTQARLSDDQMDEIAYGLEMAGYRFIWAVRSKTWRAGEGWERRVEGRGFVVRDWVDQRSILAHPTVGGFLSHCGWNSVMESLSMGVPLLAWPMGAEQPLNAKYVAVGLKAGLMVKPEKIKTVDRHVICDGVRELMGGEKGRRARERARVLGSTARRAVEKGGSSDKKLDELIKSLIANANQKEIKF, from the coding sequence ATGGCTACTTCCTCACCCTCACCCTCACTGCCGCCTCCACCACCGCCGCACGTAGTTATATTCCCCTTCATGGCTCAAGGCCACACCATTCCATTGCTAGACATATCAAGGGAACTCTCAAACCGTGGCCTAAAAGTCACCATCGTCACCACCCCACTAAATGCACCGTTCATCCACTCCAAACTCTCAAACCACATGTCCATCACCGTCTCCGTTGTGCCGTTTCCACATGTCCCGGACCTTCCGGAGGGCTGTGAGAATACCGCCGACCTTCCTTCAATAAACTCGTGGGTTCCCTTCGTCACTGCCACCAAACAAATGAGACCACAATTCGAAACCCTTCTGCATGATATGGTCGACGGTGGTTCCCGGCCACTTTGTGTAATCTCAGACTTCTTCCTCAGTTGGACGTTGGACACGTGTCGATCATTCGACATTCCACGTGTTGTGTCACATGGAATGGGTGTACTGCCTATGCTTGTTCTTAAAGCCGCTTCTATGCACGTCCGATGCCAATACCAACGTCAACGCCAGAAGACTTTAGACTTGGAGTCAACAGATTTATTACCAAATTTGGCACTTCCCTTCACGTTGGATATATCCGATTTACCTCCTCGATCCCTTGATCCGAATGACGCATTTGAACGCGTCATCTCAGAAGTCGAAGAGGTGGATAAGAATAGTTGGGGTGTGATTGTCAACAGCTTCCAAGAGCTTGAATGTGAGTACGTTGCTGCATTGGAAGGTTTGTACAAGCATGCCAAAGCATGGTGTGTGGGGCCGGTTCCACTCTATGAAGGGGACGATAGGCCCCGCAATGAGAGTGTATCGTGTCCGTACATCAAGTGGCTCGACGAGCAGGACGGATCCGGTGTGGCGATCTACGTGTCGTTTGGTACACAAGCCCGATTGTCGGATGACCAGATGGACGAGATCGCTTACGGGTTGGAGATGGCGGGGTATCGGTTTATATGGGCCGTTCGATCGAAGACGTGGAGGGCGGGTGAAGGGTGGGAGAGAAGGGTGGAAGGGAGAGGGTTTGTTGTACGTGATTGGGTGGACCAGCGGAGCATCCTAGCGCATCCAACGGTGGGTGGGTTTTTGAGCCACTGTGGGTGGAACTCCGTGATGGAGAGCTTGTCAATGGGGGTCCCATTATTGGCTTGGCCAATGGGAGCAGAGCAGCCACTGAATGCCAAGTATGTTGCAGTGGGATTGAAAGCAGGGTTGATGGTTAAACCAGAGAAGATCAAGACCGTTGATCGCCATGTGATTTGTGATGGAGTGAGGGAGCTGATGGGAGGTGAGAAAGGGAGGAGGGCTAGGGAAAGGGCAAGAGTACTGGGGAGCACGGCGAGGCGTGCCGTGGAGAAAGGTGGATCGTCGGATAAGAAATTGGATGAACTGATCAAATCCCTCATTGCCAATGCCAAccaaaaggaaataaaattctaa